From the genome of Brassica oleracea var. oleracea cultivar TO1000 chromosome C4, BOL, whole genome shotgun sequence:
CTATAATGTTATAGTAAAAAGGATATTAAGACTTCACAATATTAAGACTTCTCTTGCTTCCGATTGAAACCAAACGAATACACACATAATTTTAAGCGTAGGACTATTGATTATGTTAACATAAATTTGGAATTAAAATTTTGAACTTATACATAAAAATAACTTATACATAATTTGAGATTATACATAAAAATTAACTTATACAAAAAAAACTTAGACATTATTTTCTCAAGCAGGATGTCATCATCTTCATCCGATGAATTGAAAGAAAGATTAGACGAAGTTTTCGACGATATCTGCAAAGATACATTCAACGACATTCTCGAGGCCCAAACCAATAAGCAAAGGAAACGTGCTTATATAGAACGAAACCGTGAAGCAGGACACAACCGTTTATGGAATGACTACTTCACCGAAAATCCGACATATGAGGCACATTTTTTCAGACGCAGTTTCCGTATAAACAAGGAATTATTCATGCGTATTGTCTATGGCCTCTCACAGAACGTTCCATTCTTTCAACAAAGAAGATATGCTATCGGGAGGCTTGGTCTTTCTCCAGGTACCTTAAACGATATTAATGTCCTTGATCGGTCTCCTATTTTTGATGACATTATAGAAGGTCGAGCTCCAAGGTTAGAGTACGTGGTCAACGGACACAAGTATAAGTTCGCTTACTACCTCACAGACGGTATATATCCAAAATGGTCAACATTTATCCAATCTATCACACTTCCTCAAGTTCCTAAAGCAAACTTATTTGCTAAAGTTCAAGAAGCAGCCCGAAAAGATGTGGAGCAAGCCTTTGGAGCATTGCAAGCTCGATTTGCGATTGTCAAAAACCCGGCTCTTACATGGGACAAAGAAAAGATAGCAAAAATTATGCGAGCATGTATCATACTACACAATATGATAGTCGAAAATGAACGCAATGGATATGCTCGTATCGACATATCGGAATTTGAAGAAGGAAAATCACCAGAAGTTCACAGGTGGAAACCGAAACCGACAGGCCTACAAATCTCAATAACATATTTGTCAATCAAAATCAGAAAGATCTTCAGGATAGGCGTATACATGAACAATTGAAAAAAGATTTAATTGAGAATATTTGGAACAAATTTGGTGATGAAGATTAATAATTATTGTATCTTTGAGTTTAATTATTGTATCTTTTTTTTCCATCATGCAATAAATTAAAAATAAATTTCAATTTTTTTAAAAAAATATTTTTTTATTCCTAAAGACTCCTAATTAAGGATCACCATTGGACACATTATTTTGACTAGAGTCTTTAACTATTCAAAAAAAAAAATTATTAAACTAATCCTAAGGACTCCTCCCACAAATCCACCATTGTGGATTCTCTAAGAACTATGAAAAGCAAAAATTATTATTTTAAGATTATTTAATTTTCTATGTAATTTAAACACCTTTAGAAAGATTTAAAACACTGAAAATAACATGTTTCATTTGATTATTTTATTATGAAATACTCCATTAGATAATACTAATAGAGTTGCTATGGTATAGTTTTTTTTTTTTTTTTTTTCTTTTTTTTGATAATCCAGGGTTTCCCCACTTACGTTGATCATTTCCCTGGGTCCGGTTAGGCAGCGGTCCACTTCACCCGGGAGGGCTTTACCTAGACTCGGGACAAGGCCCAACACCCAGTACCGCATTTGATGACAGGATGGGCAGTTCCCCTCCGCCTGGCATCGAACCCGGGAACATGACAATTGGCCCCCAAGACCCTTACCAAACGAGCTACCACATCCCGTCTGGTATAGTTTTGCTGTTTTCTTATTATTATTAAATTTACATTTAAAAAATACTGTTACAAATCACTAAATCATAAATCTGTTCGCATATTATTTATAGACTTTTTTTTTGGGTAAACTATTATTTATAGACTTGATAATCATGACGGTTATTTCTTTGTACACAGCTAAACATACAATTAAAGATTGTTTTAAATTATCTACAATATGTTGATGCATGCGGATGCTTACGCAAAACATGTAACAAAAGTTTATGATCAGTGTGCATGTTTATTATTCTCTACAATAATAACTAATACAAACAACTTTGACAAGAAAAATAATTAATTCGTAAACCCTTTCTCAAAAAAAAAAGAAATTAATTCGAACATCTTTTTATCAACAATGGAATGGTACTTTCCTTAAAAAAAAAAACAATGGAATGGTACCGACAACATCTTTTTATCCCCCACTTCTTTTCTTCTTCTCTCTCTTTTCTTATCGCAAGAAATTCTTTTCTGTCATTTACAATAACAAAAAATGATTTTCTGTAGATGGCTTACTTTTTGTTTTTCATTTCCCGACAGCTCTATTTTTTTATTAGATATACAAGATTGTAGATTTTTTTTTTAAAATGCCACCTAAACGCTTAAATATTAAATAATTAAGATCGATAAATGGAGAAACAGAGATCATTATATTTCGAAACCACTTAATAATTAAGATGTCTCACTTGGTTTTTTTCTTCTTCTTTAATTATTTTATTGGAAACACTAACAATTATATTATTCGTTTTCCCCACAAATTTGAAAGCAACTCCTCCCGTTTAATTTTATTTATCGTTCAAATTTTTTTACACAGATTAAAAAAATCATTAAATTTCATCTTTTACTCATAATTATACATTATTCTATTTGATTATATTAATTATCGAGCTAAAAATAAAAATACAATTGGAAAACTATCAATTAAATGCATGAAAAGATAAAACAACACTTAAAATAAAAAAAAATTTAAATTTTAAAACAACAATTAATCCGAAACGGATGGAGTTTGATTTAAGAGGAGACAAGGGGGGGTGATTGGTTGGGTTTTATCTCTCTACTTTAGCTTTATTTACTTTTAAATCACTAAACTTTATCAATTATGTTGTAGCTTTATTTTTAATAGTTAAAACTTAAATCAAGTTTCTATAAACTTTTACCAATCATGCTTTAGTTTATTTTTAAAGCTACAGCAAAAAACACTAAAGCAAAAAAAAAAAAATTAAAGTATTTTAGGTAAAAAACCTAAAGCTTTCTTTTATAGGCTATAGAATCTATGAAATTAAAAAACTATCTATAATATCAAATAAATTAGATAATCATAATTAAAAACATCTATAAATATTTAATTCAATTTTGGGTGTTGTAAAAATTACTGAAATATTTTAAATAAAATATATATTATTTACATATCACATTTTAAATAAAAATAAACTTTGAGAATTTATAAAAAATATTAATATAAATTATTTAATTGATAAAAAATAATTATTTTATATACATCACAGATTTCACATATTTTATTTTAAAAATATCTACATCCTATAATTTACAGGTACAAAAAAATTTAATCACAGCAAAAGTCTAATCTACAGTAACAACTTTACAGGTACAACCAATTTACATACAGCTAAAGTTTTACACCCACAGTTGAACCAATCATCACCAAGATCACATAGAAATATATGCGGATCAGGAATAGTTAGTTAATCATACTAATTTAATTATATAAATATTAAGAACAAAAGGAACAATTTAAACTATTCACATGACTAGTTAATCCCATATAATTTAGCAATTACCACTGTTATTAAACAGTGAACAACTAACGAATGGCTACGACAACATGCCATGTGTTATCTTCTCTAATGGTTTAGATATTTTGTACAGCTCTCCATATCTTTGTAATGTTATAGAACATGATTAATAGAGAATTCTTAAGGTGAGATTCTTAGCGGAATATAAGAAACTATTTGTTAACTTTTAATTAAAAAAAAAACTAAAAACCGGTTTTTAAATATTATGTATCATGGGCTACAAGTTTTTCCAAATAGATGACGGCCGCTTTGAGTGCAGCCGAAAATACCATATATGAACCCCAATAAGTTCCACTCTTCAAAGTCATCTTCAAGTGGAACTCCTGAAGTTGTAATATCAAATAACTCATGTAATAGGTGTGCACCAAAAATCCTTCTCTATGCTTAGAATGCAAGCCCATTGGCTGAGGTCGATCTAACTTTTTGACTTGTAGCCACAAGTTGTATGGTTATTTTCTAAATGATATAGGTATGTATAAATGGCTATAAATGTTTCATATATTCCGGTATTATATATACAATAATAGAGAAAGAGAGAGAGAGAGATTTAAGTGGAACCCAAAAGTTGCGAGCTGGTGATTCGAATGTTGATAGAAAATCCATCGAAAACGAGAAGTGGATGAGCATAAAAATTAGGTTCTTGTGGAAGGATCTTTGGGTCAATACACAACTTAAATTCTCTTTTAAGTGGTTGTGGTGGAAAATGTATATCATTGTGATGATATTGTCTCTCTTAATGTGTGTGTTGGGGAAAGTCACCAAATATGCCATCCATCTCTACCATCCATTCGACTCTACTCCAAAGATCAAGACCTAATGGCAGCAGCAAACACCATTATATGCCATTATATGGAACTAATTACTATATAAACAAAAAGTTAAATATCTAAATAAAGTGTAAAATAATTACTGATAATATGGGTCCAAAACAAATATGGAAGTAACATGTCATATCTTGGATTTTTAAAGACATTATGTAGTCTAGTTATATAGCAGTATTTTAGATAAATTAAATAAACAATATGGGGTTTATAGTACTATGACACTTTTCTCTTTTCTTATAATTTAAGACAATCTTAGGAATTCAAAATAAATGAGCTATGCGTAAGTATATGTTGACTCGCAACTCTTTGTTAATTTAATCCAATAAAAGGATGGCAAAAATCTGACTTCATATTTTGGTGATATAAGATATTAGATTTCTCGAGGGAACTTTTAAAGTTGACAAACGTCACTTTGAAACATTTGACCAAAATATTTATATTGGCCGCATGATATATAACAGGGATTTTTGGATTTGGTAAGAAAGTCCAATACCCTTCTATTGTGCAATGAATGACTCGCATTGTATTTGCCCTAAATCATTGGGATTTGATAACAAGTAATTTCCATTCTCAATTTGTCTTTTAGTCTTCACAGCTATCACATCGACCGGTCTATATATGGATATACACCCTCCTCCACATATACGAAGAATTGATTATATGTAAATTTGTTTTTCCTAATGCGTTTTGGAAGGAATGCAGTCTTTGTGGAATAAAAATAGTTTACCTAATAATCTCCAAGACATTTCGAATCAAATCCCTTGTAATCAACTTGTCTGGTAGTCATACGAACCGGAAAAACTGTGTACACATAGTTGATTCCCTGTTATAGCATTCTTGCAAAATTCCCATGAAACTAGCCATTAGAGAGGAAAAAAACCAGATGTATAAAAAACCGCAAAGATATTTGTCCACATTATATTGTCCAATATGATAAAGATTTGTATAATATTTTTTCTTCCACATTTAAACATTCGGTAAGTTTCTATTCAAATTTAGATACATTTTCTACTTGGAATCTACAAATAACATTGACTTTCAAACTTCAATCGGTTTCAGTTTTTGAGGGCAGGAAATTGACCCCATTTAAATATTTTTAAGTTTTATTCGGATTCGATTCAGTATGTATTGAATCCATAAGTAATTCTGCCTCTTTCTTTCCAAAATCTTGAGTTGCTAATAAATTGACATTGATCGATTTAGAACATCCAAACACATATAACAGATAGTATATGCATTATGCACTAGTTCATGATGTGCAAACGACAAAGTAGTGATACATATGTTATTATGGGGCACAAGAAGAGGCCCCTCTCTCAATGTCATTTCTTCTTCTTTTTTTTGATCAAAATTTAATCCATCATTTCTACCCTCTCTTTTTTGTCATATAAATTTTTATAAAGTACTTACTCTTTATCGATGAATATAGCCAACCGTAAAACATTATAAAAAACGATAGGATCAACAACAATAAAAATAAACACGGAGAAATTCTTTATTAAAAAACACATTCAGAGATTAGGCGTATCTTTCTTATAATGGAAAAGGGACTTGACAAGAGAAAGCAAATGTAACTAGAGAAAAAAAGTCAAATCTAAACTATTAAAACCGATTTAGTAATTATCCCTGATTTTTTCTTAATATTTACAATTGATTGCTACTGACCTTTTTTGTCATTTAACTACATTCCTAATCCATCCAAATTAGATTTCCTTAATAAAATTAAATATCTTCTTACCAATTAAGAAACTAATCTGTATATGGGATTTTAAATATGAGGATATTCCTTTTATTATAACACAATCTTCATCGTAAGCTTTCTTATAATTAAATACAAATCTAAAAATATAATCGAAACTAACCAAATAAGTTTAGTTATTAAATTAAATGTTTATTAATAACTTCAAAATACGTACATATATTATTTATTCAAAACAAGATAATCATGTTTGACAATAGATCAGTTACGATTTATATAAAGCTCAAAGAAAATGCATATATAATTAAAAATGATAAGAAATTAACCTATTTTATATAATATAGTTTAAAATATAACATATTGCACAAAGTACTTATTTGTAAGAAAATATATATGATAAATGTGTATAAGTTTATAATAAAGATATCATCTAATATTTATTTATCTAATCTATTAAGAACTAAAATGTATATTTGACATAAATAATGAATTATTGTAATAAATAAATAATACATAAACAACCAAATAAATGATAATTGTTATATATTTATATTTCAATTATTTTTATATACTTTTATTTATTTAGAAACAAGCAAAACGAATGACAATTTAAAACGGCTAATAAAATTGATGCATATAAATTATAAAACCATATTAAACATCTATTAAATATTGGTAAGAGGTAAAAAAATATTTACAATCAATAATGTATTAAAAAATTGGAAAAAATATAAAAGATTTAAAAAAACACCAGCACGGATGTGCGGGTAAGAATCTAGTATGTGTTAAAAAAAACAGAGAATAGTACGTGTTCAAAAAAAATTAGAGAAGAGCATTGAGTACTTGAAAGTTGAAACTTGATGAAAAGAAGAAAACATTTAATTATTTAAACTGTATTAGTACGTATTAGAGTCAAGTGGAGATTCTTTTGTGTTAATTTGATAATTTGGTCCATGCGTCACAAAAATAAAGTTTTAGGTCCATGAGTTAAATATGTTAAATAAAGTTTTTTTTTTTTGAGAAAGGGCTAATTAAATAAAGTTGTAACTGAGAGTTAAATCTTCTTATATTCATAATTGGTTCACAATCGATCACTAATTTTTTTGTTTCATGGATCCCACATTATATTTTCTCTCAAATCATCCAAAAGGAAAATCTTTGGCAAATGTAGAGAATCAGATGCAAATAACGAAGACAGAAGACAACATTAGAAAGAGCAACCAATTTTTTTAAAAAATAATACTAATAAATAACGAAGACAGAAGAAATGAAGCATCATACCTTACACTAGGATGATGCAGGGTAAATTTATATGAAAATTATTTAAAAAATATCGTATGAAAAAAAATTTATATTATTGGTCGAATTAATATATTTGACCCTTAAACAATTTTTTTAAATTTTTTTTGTTAATTACATAATTTATTTACTAATGAACTGATTTCATTTTTAAAAATACTTTAAGTAAAAAAACTATTTATCGCATAAAAACCTAACGTTTAGGACGAAGAATCTCATGTTTACTATTTGGTTACAATGAAATTATGTCAGCTCGGTTTTATATCATGATTTAGCAATTTAAAAGTTAATTATAGTTATGAGAAGTTTACGTTCACGTGCCAATCCTAGCGATCTTCGATATTTTTCTCCTTTTTGTGTCATTTTGGTTATTGCTCGATATAAATATTGATTTTTGAGTTTATTCTCATTTCTTTCTTTTATTTTGGCCTGAGATTTAGAAAATGTTTAAGATTCAAAATTATTAAAGAGATACATACTTAGGTTAAGATATGCGTCTTGTGCAGAATAAATACTTATTTTATTTTTTTCTGCGTAATATGAAATAATAAAATAATAATTATATATTAAATAACTAATAAATCAGTTACTATTATGCAATAAATTGGCTTGCACATATAAATAGACCGCTTTTGTTTATTCACAACCATTTAAGAATAAATAAATCAAAACAATCAATCTTATCTATCGTATATGATATATAACTAAATTTAAACGATATGAAGTATATATATATATATATATATTAACATAAACACCTATTAAAATAAAATTATTTATTTATATAATTCTATTATCATTGTATCTTATTATAGAAAAAAAATTAAACATTGATCTCAAAAGTTTATGTGAGACTTTTAACAGTTTTAATAATTTATACTCGTTTTAAAAAATTCAAAATACAACATATACAAAAAAATATAAATTTTTAATATATGATTAATGTAATTGTGTAATTTATTTTAATAATAAAGAATTAAACAAAAATGATAGAAAACATACAAATTATTAGCAAATCTTCATTATTTAAAATCATTAATTACTATATATATCATAATCACATTAGGTAATTCCGTAGGTTTTATTTAAGGAAATAATATATAATAAATAGACACCTTGCTTTAGTTAATATCATATGATATCATATATTTGGTATTAAATGTTTCTAATGAGATTTAAAAATCGAATTGGACCAACATGTTTTTCAATTTTAATGTGAGGCTGACACGTAGGATTAGTTAACTACCTAATTGATTGACACATAAACAAATGGTCTTTTTTAATTATTACAAAATTGATGTTACATCTTTTCAAATGTTCCTCAATTAATATATAGGGGATATTTGTTTGTACCAATGTACATGTCTTAATTATATAAACCTACATATATTTATCTATATTAATAAAGTAAAACATACAGGAGAACATACAACTTATGGAAACACAGAATTTTACTCGATGTGAATCAACATTGCATTCAGAGGTAGAAGCACTGCGATGGGCGATGGAGAATATGCTTCAACACTCGCCAAGCCATAGTTTTAGGACTAACTGCAAGGAACTGATTGCAGTGATAAAGGAGCCCCATGAGTGGCCAAGCTTCGCGACAGAGTTGGAGAAGACAGAGACGCTTCAGATTTGTTTCCCGGAATTCAAAATCATCCATGTGCCACGAGTGCGCAACCAGATTTCTAATTTTTTAGCTAAAACTGCTAGGACCTTTCGCAGGGTAGGACCTTTCGCAGGGAGTTACTTTTCATTGATTGTTCTACTCCGGTCTGGTTACCCAAACCACCTCAAGCTTGAGTAATAGAATGACCGTTCGACGTAAAAAAAAGAAGTAAAACATACACTTTTTTGAGAAATAATATATAATATAAAACTAAACACTAAAAACTAAAAACAAATGTAAATTAAAAACTTAACCAAAACAAATTCTTGGCACGAAACGCAGACTAATCCCTAATTTATAGACGATACAAAAACAATAGGCGCTTAAATGATCATATTGCAGGCCTTTGGGAGACCCACTAACGCAATTGTATAAATTAACCAAAATTGTTCTTACTGCTTTCTTAACTACATTAGTTATGTATAATAGAATAACTAGAAGCTTGATTATTCAAATGTAAATGTCGTGTTATTTTAGTGTTATACTAATTTAACTTCTTAAGAAAAATTGCATAAAAAAGATGTAAACCTTATTGAGTTTGTTTAACAATTGGAATACACATCTTAATAAAATTTTAACATAATATTAAGCATGTAAACATGAACCAGCAAATATACTAAATTCTAGTGCCCAAATGATGGGTAAAGTTTTCATTTGTTTACCGTTTCACTATATACATGGAATTTGAACTAATCTATATGTAGCCCTTTGCAATCTGTTAATTAAGAATAGGTTAGCAAAAACCCATCGGGTTTTACATAACGGTCTCAAAAGTCTTTTTCGTTTTGCGTTCAAAGATCTAAAGGTACCCAGATGAATTCTCAAGACCATAACTAAAATAAATTAAAAACGAGAGCAAGTAGATGAAAACATGTATTAAAAATTTAAATAATTTAATTTTAAGTATATGATTAAAATTTTGCCGGGATGCAAAATGATACTTGACAAGACAAGACAATGGTGTGTGTGTGTGTTATTGCATGTGAAGAGATGTGATGTTGACTTCAATGACTTGACCCCTCAATCTCTTGCTCTCTCTGTCTCTCTGCTCCTCCTCTCTTATTTCTCTTTTTCTTACATGTATTTATACTTCTCACCAATTATAAAATTATAAATAACGCTTGCAGAAAGTTATTTCCTTAACTTTTTTTTGTTGGCAACCTTTATTTTTATTTTTTGAACAACCCTTAATATACATAACTGTTTTTGGTGTAAATAATATACATAACTTATACGCATGAAATTAAACTGCAGTTTATATTATGTTCGTTTCTTTGGTTGAAAATGTATAATACAGCGGATAATTTGAAATGCCATTGACTTAATTCCCTAAATTTATTGACAATAATATCATTATTTCGCTATTAATTCTAATTTCAGTATTATTGTTTTTTGTAGGTACTCAATCTATCGCATGAGAGGTCTCTTCCTAGTTATAAAGGCCACGCCAAAATAGCGGCCTTCAGTATAACGGTACGGCAGCAACGTTTTTTTAAACAGACTCCGTTTACCTTCAGTTTATTCTATCTTGGCATTAGAGACGTGTATTAATTCACTATCACTTGACTAGCTTCTACTGCCACATTTCCCTGAAAGAAGTCTGGG
Proteins encoded in this window:
- the LOC106337817 gene encoding uncharacterized protein LOC106337817, with the translated sequence MSSSSSDELKERLDEVFDDICKDTFNDILEAQTNKQRKRAYIERNREAGHNRLWNDYFTENPTYEAHFFRRSFRINKELFMRIVYGLSQNVPFFQQRRYAIGRLGLSPGTLNDINVLDRSPIFDDIIEGRAPRLEYVVNGHKYKFAYYLTDGIYPKWSTFIQSITLPQVPKANLFAKVQEAARKDVEQAFGALQARFAIVKNPALTWDKEKIAKIMRACIILHNMIVENERNGYARIDISEFEEGKSPEVHRWKPKPTGLQISITYLSIKIRKIFRIGVYMNN